In one Vibrio sp. YMD68 genomic region, the following are encoded:
- the istA gene encoding IS21 family transposase has translation MPKKRNPMNKIKELLSHKYDCGLSNRGIASCLKLGPSTISELLTRFKQSQLGWPLPDSCSDAELRRKGMTKILLWQEYHEQYQEQAYADTQFCEHFTRWFKTQKRSMRQLHVAGDKLFIDYCGPRLQVVNPDTGEVREAEVFVATLGASNYTYVEAFPSQGKPYWLEAHANTFEHFDGVPQLLVPDNLRSAVTKANRYEPRLNDSYQKLANHYQTAVMPARPYKPKDKAKAENALLIVERWIMMRLRHQTFHTFKGLNLAIRELMNELNQRQMKQYGASRQALFDKLDKPALKPLPKQRYLYTETKRAQVGPDYHIEHRRHYYSVPHQLVGRHVELEACNRLAQIYHQGNLVAQHPSSSRERGNSTQPEHMPSNHQHQKWSPGRLLSWGANIGPATREVVNKILNSKPHPEQSYRSCLGLLSLSKTYGESRLEQACKDALMLTKSNYTFISNLLKNNREGQLSKDNTSMPNLVHSNVLGPNSYH, from the coding sequence ATGCCCAAAAAGAGAAATCCAATGAACAAAATCAAAGAGTTATTAAGCCATAAATACGACTGCGGTCTCTCAAATCGTGGTATCGCTTCTTGCCTTAAACTCGGCCCGTCCACCATATCGGAACTCCTTACTCGCTTTAAACAAAGCCAACTTGGTTGGCCTCTACCCGACAGTTGCAGCGATGCAGAACTCAGACGTAAAGGTATGACTAAAATCTTGCTCTGGCAGGAGTATCATGAGCAATATCAAGAACAAGCTTACGCTGACACTCAGTTCTGTGAGCACTTCACTCGCTGGTTCAAAACCCAAAAACGCAGTATGCGTCAGCTCCATGTGGCGGGTGATAAGCTGTTTATCGATTACTGTGGGCCTCGCCTTCAGGTAGTTAACCCTGACACAGGTGAAGTACGCGAAGCGGAAGTGTTCGTGGCGACTTTAGGTGCATCGAATTACACCTATGTTGAAGCCTTCCCCAGCCAAGGGAAGCCCTACTGGTTAGAGGCGCATGCGAATACGTTCGAACACTTCGATGGCGTACCACAACTCTTAGTTCCCGATAACCTACGCAGCGCAGTCACCAAAGCCAATCGTTATGAGCCGAGGCTGAACGACAGCTATCAAAAACTGGCGAATCACTATCAAACCGCTGTGATGCCAGCTCGCCCCTACAAACCGAAAGACAAAGCCAAGGCAGAGAATGCCTTGCTCATAGTAGAGCGCTGGATCATGATGCGGCTGCGACACCAAACCTTCCATACCTTCAAAGGGTTGAATCTCGCCATCCGCGAACTTATGAATGAGTTAAATCAGCGTCAAATGAAACAGTATGGCGCCAGCCGCCAAGCGCTGTTCGATAAACTCGACAAACCTGCATTAAAGCCATTGCCTAAGCAGCGTTACCTGTATACCGAAACGAAGCGAGCCCAAGTGGGCCCTGACTATCACATCGAACATCGCCGTCACTACTACTCGGTTCCCCATCAACTTGTTGGCCGCCATGTCGAGTTGGAAGCCTGTAATCGTCTGGCGCAGATCTACCATCAAGGTAACTTGGTGGCCCAGCATCCAAGTAGCTCAAGAGAGCGAGGAAACAGCACCCAACCAGAGCACATGCCAAGCAACCATCAACATCAGAAGTGGTCGCCAGGGCGCTTGCTTAGCTGGGGAGCCAATATTGGCCCAGCGACACGAGAGGTCGTCAATAAGATACTGAACTCTAAGCCTCATCCAGAGCAGTCTTATCGTTCCTGTCTTGGCTTGCTCAGCCTCAGTAAAACCTATGGCGAATCGCGCCTAGAGCAAGCCTGTAAAGATGCGCTGATGCTGACAAAATCCAATTACACCTTCATCAGCAATTTGCTGAAAAACAATCGTGAAGGACAACTGAGTAAAGACAATACGAGTATGCCAAACCTTGTTCATAGTAATGTTCTTGGCCCGAACAGTTATCACTAG